In a single window of the Desulfocurvibacter africanus subsp. africanus DSM 2603 genome:
- a CDS encoding CHC2 zinc finger domain-containing protein, with protein sequence MGWAGKHLSESDRERIARGLFEVDENMSTDEWLNGKCPLHDDQRPSFGYNFKQDVYHCQAGCSPDGDLINLYCQVHQLDQREGFKDFKAKFGQGADEKQESRPAKPRKIEQTISEDVWQQMQPMPQAWLDRLARTRGWTAEIIRRLDLRVGSVRLNKSGELIEVERPERIAMPVRDTGGKLRNIRLYKPGGDPKIISWAKAFGSARLFPAQPRPDETILLCEGEPDTLCALSHGFNAITQTSKTNTFSKDQAAKFRGRDVVICYDADEPGQEYATKHAKALADVARSVRLLTWPDFIGRLLHGNWPKKHGEDLTDFFVKHGKGPDDLRELIAQAEPFGPPVPLRGRSRAVPRHGPGRPDLVQAPPFGRVQQSRSSRDTYPLRARPAADGL encoded by the coding sequence ATGGGCTGGGCAGGCAAGCATCTCTCTGAATCTGATCGTGAACGGATCGCCCGTGGGCTGTTCGAGGTGGACGAAAACATGTCCACCGATGAATGGCTTAACGGCAAGTGCCCGCTGCATGACGATCAGCGTCCTTCGTTCGGCTACAACTTCAAGCAAGACGTCTACCATTGCCAAGCTGGGTGTTCGCCTGATGGCGACCTGATCAACCTGTATTGCCAGGTCCACCAGCTCGATCAGCGAGAGGGCTTCAAGGACTTCAAGGCCAAGTTTGGCCAGGGCGCTGACGAGAAGCAGGAGAGCAGGCCGGCCAAGCCGCGCAAGATCGAGCAGACCATATCCGAGGACGTCTGGCAGCAGATGCAGCCCATGCCGCAGGCCTGGCTCGACAGGCTGGCCAGGACGCGCGGCTGGACCGCCGAGATCATCCGCCGCCTGGATCTGCGCGTCGGCTCGGTCCGGCTGAACAAGTCCGGCGAGCTCATCGAGGTCGAGAGGCCAGAGCGCATCGCCATGCCGGTGCGAGACACGGGCGGAAAGCTCCGAAACATCCGGCTCTACAAGCCAGGAGGTGATCCCAAGATCATCTCCTGGGCCAAGGCTTTTGGGTCGGCCAGGCTCTTTCCGGCCCAGCCACGGCCGGACGAGACCATTTTGCTGTGCGAGGGAGAGCCGGACACGCTCTGCGCGCTTTCGCACGGCTTCAACGCCATCACGCAGACCTCCAAGACGAACACCTTTTCCAAGGACCAAGCGGCCAAGTTCCGCGGCCGTGACGTGGTCATCTGCTACGACGCGGACGAACCTGGCCAGGAATACGCGACCAAGCACGCCAAGGCCCTGGCCGACGTGGCCAGGTCGGTGCGCCTGCTGACCTGGCCGGATTTCATAGGCCGCCTGCTCCACGGGAACTGGCCCAAGAAGCACGGCGAGGACCTGACCGACTTTTTCGTCAAGCACGGCAAAGGTCCCGACGACCTGCGCGAACTCATCGCCCAGGCCGAGCCGTTCGGCCCCCCCGTCCCCCTCCGAGGCCGGTCCCGGGCAGTTCCTCGCCATGGGCCTGGGCGGCCGGATCTCGTTCAAGCCCCGCCTTTTGGCCGAGTACAACAGTCCCGAAGCTCGCGGGATACGTATCCGCTTCGAGCGCGACCGGCGGCTGACGGCCTCTGA
- a CDS encoding NAD(P)-binding domain-containing protein, translating to MLGDGFETEDIARRLLAEDHCIYQDTNNSALLGRLGFLGKVKGMEIQEALEQLDEPKVVWNTELSGRQLSALVEILPAGTILVNSRAQYFADNIQLTARLAKKGAHYVDVGLAMDEYRLALFVGGDKQAFQDVEPLLAAIAGDGGYYHCGPAGAGHFLRCMQQKYEAKVQSAFSGIVEEVRQSPFNGEIDVEAFVIFGHLYCKKQPLPNMVWQFLQAQAHSALVVHGQG from the coding sequence ATGCTTGGAGATGGTTTCGAGACAGAGGACATCGCAAGACGACTACTCGCTGAAGACCATTGCATCTACCAGGACACAAATAATTCGGCGCTGCTTGGGCGGCTCGGCTTCCTTGGCAAGGTAAAAGGGATGGAAATCCAGGAAGCCCTTGAACAACTGGATGAGCCGAAGGTGGTCTGGAACACGGAGCTATCCGGGAGGCAGCTCAGCGCGCTCGTCGAGATCCTGCCGGCCGGTACGATCCTGGTGAACAGCCGCGCTCAGTATTTCGCGGACAACATACAACTCACTGCCCGGCTTGCCAAGAAAGGGGCGCACTACGTCGATGTCGGCCTCGCGATGGATGAATACCGCCTGGCGCTGTTCGTGGGCGGCGACAAGCAGGCCTTCCAGGATGTGGAGCCTTTGCTGGCGGCAATAGCGGGCGACGGCGGCTACTACCACTGCGGACCGGCAGGCGCTGGACATTTCCTGCGCTGCATGCAGCAGAAGTACGAAGCGAAGGTGCAATCAGCATTCAGCGGCATAGTAGAGGAAGTCAGGCAATCTCCGTTCAACGGTGAAATCGATGTCGAGGCGTTCGTCATCTTCGGCCACCTGTACTGCAAGAAGCAGCCGCTGCCGAACATGGTCTGGCAGTTTCTTCAGGCTCAGGCCCACAGCGCTCTGGTGGTTCATGGGCAGGGCTGA
- a CDS encoding VanZ family protein encodes MRSSFRVAWLASLAATAWLSLQPQPEFPVEFWNADKVYHLLGYAWLGLLGILSFEFPASRRRALLFTLAFGITMEFLQGFVPGRMPSFWDGVANAAGVGLAWAAKRFNK; translated from the coding sequence ATGAGGTCCTCCTTCCGCGTCGCCTGGCTGGCTTCGCTCGCGGCCACAGCCTGGCTATCCCTGCAACCTCAGCCGGAGTTTCCGGTCGAGTTCTGGAATGCCGACAAGGTCTATCACCTTCTCGGCTACGCCTGGCTCGGCCTGCTCGGAATCCTGAGCTTCGAATTCCCAGCCAGCCGACGCCGGGCGCTCCTGTTCACCCTGGCCTTTGGCATCACCATGGAATTTCTGCAGGGTTTCGTGCCTGGACGCATGCCGTCTTTCTGGGATGGAGTGGCGAATGCGGCGGGAGTAGGCCTGGCGTGGGCTGCAAAGCGATTCAACAAGTAA
- a CDS encoding HNH endonuclease: MLDKRVYEAYLASPEWKKFREKALENNFYFGKYHCQRCGWDFPRDKLEIHHKHYRTLGRERLEDVLALCRHCHAIEDSNRAEESRRYAAEQLYDARLFGWAAAIYGEDNVWKYDPSILAEEFEDWLDRRGDDDDDY, encoded by the coding sequence ATGTTAGACAAGAGAGTCTATGAGGCCTATCTCGCTAGCCCTGAATGGAAAAAGTTCCGTGAAAAGGCGCTTGAGAACAACTTCTACTTCGGCAAGTACCATTGCCAGCGCTGCGGATGGGACTTTCCACGCGATAAGCTGGAAATTCATCATAAGCATTACAGGACGCTTGGTAGGGAACGCCTGGAAGACGTTCTTGCCCTATGTCGTCACTGCCATGCTATTGAGGATTCCAATCGAGCAGAAGAATCCCGGCGCTATGCAGCAGAGCAACTATATGACGCTCGGCTATTTGGCTGGGCTGCAGCGATATACGGCGAAGACAATGTTTGGAAGTATGACCCGTCCATCCTGGCCGAAGAGTTCGAAGACTGGCTAGACCGCCGCGGCGATGATGACGACGATTACTAG
- a CDS encoding tyrosine-type recombinase/integrase encodes MAVKLPDGKWFKKTADSLEAAQRLERKVRAEVFEGKFFDVQRSPTLDGIWEKYEPWAKQHKRSWDDDKTRYELHIKPHLGSQEIAKIKPQDVESVLQAMREKTTPRGKPYAPASIKQVLVLLKRLINWAQDRELYQGKSPCARIKAPTFDNQRTTYLSKAQAQRLFEVLDGWKNRPVALAVLFGLATGRRKGEILGLTWDGVDLEAGLITWRPENAKNKRAQTLPVNKKALEILRECWKLRNSEYVFSTSKGKSLTSLDNAWKRIRVKAGLDGFRYHDLRHSFASWLASSGQASLYEIGNLLGHRTVTMTQRYSHLLDESLRRAAATADSIFPE; translated from the coding sequence GTGGCAGTGAAGCTGCCTGACGGTAAATGGTTCAAGAAGACTGCCGACAGCCTGGAGGCTGCCCAGCGGCTTGAACGCAAGGTCCGGGCTGAAGTCTTCGAAGGCAAGTTCTTCGACGTTCAGCGCTCCCCTACCCTCGACGGGATATGGGAAAAGTATGAACCATGGGCCAAGCAGCATAAGCGCTCCTGGGATGACGACAAGACCCGCTATGAGCTGCACATAAAGCCGCACTTGGGAAGCCAGGAGATAGCCAAAATAAAGCCTCAGGACGTGGAGAGCGTCCTTCAGGCCATGCGCGAGAAGACGACGCCGCGCGGCAAGCCCTACGCTCCAGCCAGCATCAAACAAGTTCTCGTGCTCCTGAAGAGGCTCATCAACTGGGCTCAGGACCGGGAGCTATACCAGGGCAAGAGCCCTTGCGCTCGCATCAAAGCGCCTACCTTCGATAATCAGCGGACAACCTACTTGAGCAAGGCTCAGGCCCAACGGCTCTTCGAAGTGCTGGACGGCTGGAAGAACCGGCCCGTTGCCCTGGCCGTCTTGTTCGGCCTTGCCACTGGCCGGCGCAAGGGCGAAATCCTTGGGCTTACCTGGGACGGCGTAGACCTTGAAGCCGGCCTGATTACATGGCGGCCCGAGAACGCGAAGAACAAGCGGGCTCAGACGCTCCCAGTGAACAAGAAGGCCCTGGAAATCCTGCGAGAGTGCTGGAAGCTCCGGAACAGCGAATATGTCTTCTCGACCAGCAAGGGAAAGAGCCTGACGAGCTTAGACAACGCCTGGAAGCGCATCCGCGTTAAGGCAGGCCTGGACGGCTTCCGGTATCATGACCTGCGCCACAGCTTTGCAAGCTGGCTTGCGAGCAGCGGCCAGGCGAGCTTGTACGAAATCGGCAACCTCTTGGGCCATCGAACAGTCACGATGACGCAGCGCTATTCCCACTTGCTTGACGAAAGCCTAAGGCGAGCGGCGGCGACGGCAGATAGCATCTTCCCGGAATAG
- a CDS encoding FG-GAP-like repeat-containing protein — translation MDARMPTRVRLLALVFIVLLGLRPEARLEAATAVAFGPQQIISTDALGANSVHAADLDGDGDLDVLSAS, via the coding sequence ATGGACGCAAGAATGCCCACCCGCGTGCGCCTGCTCGCGCTCGTTTTCATCGTGCTGCTCGGCCTGCGCCCCGAGGCAAGGCTCGAAGCCGCCACAGCCGTTGCCTTCGGCCCGCAACAAATCATCAGCACCGACGCGCTCGGCGCCAACTCTGTGCATGCCGCGGACCTGGACGGCGACGGCGACCTGGACGTGCTCTCGGCCTCG
- a CDS encoding ribbon-helix-helix domain-containing protein yields MPRLNDFTAFRCAEDTKRKLDEMAQRLEMPRSELLRRLVETILNAPSQAISVQQLLKSWTRGG; encoded by the coding sequence ATGCCTCGACTCAATGACTTTACCGCATTCCGATGCGCCGAAGATACAAAGCGAAAGTTGGACGAAATGGCGCAACGTCTTGAAATGCCTCGCTCCGAGCTTCTGAGGCGTCTTGTCGAAACAATCCTGAACGCACCGAGCCAGGCCATTAGCGTTCAGCAGCTTTTAAAGTCCTGGACGAGGGGCGGATAG
- a CDS encoding MucR family transcriptional regulator: MGDALKEALEIVAAQARVRHMTEDEIVAMTKSLVISLNQILGESSTDSTQDQEPVIDPAKHRREKSITCLECGKSFKSITSRHLKLHGLDKKSYLAKWDLPKGTSLTCKALARERRDRMKEMKLWNYREKENN, encoded by the coding sequence ATGGGAGATGCATTGAAAGAAGCGCTAGAGATTGTAGCGGCACAAGCTCGTGTTCGCCATATGACAGAGGATGAGATTGTCGCGATGACGAAATCCTTGGTCATAAGCTTGAATCAGATTCTGGGGGAAAGCTCCACCGACTCCACCCAGGATCAGGAGCCAGTTATCGACCCTGCCAAGCACAGGCGGGAGAAGTCCATTACCTGCCTGGAATGCGGCAAGAGCTTTAAGTCGATCACCTCCAGGCACCTCAAGTTGCACGGGTTGGACAAGAAGTCCTACCTGGCGAAATGGGACTTGCCGAAAGGCACCTCTCTTACCTGCAAGGCATTGGCTCGGGAGCGACGCGATAGGATGAAGGAAATGAAGCTCTGGAACTACAGAGAAAAAGAGAACAACTAA
- a CDS encoding major capsid protein, whose product MLTLTEASKLIQNPLQRGIIEIFPRTSPVLERLPFLTVNGNAYSYNLEKTLPGIAFRDYNQTYDESTGVVNPYTESLKIFGGISKVDRAQVKTQGNVNDLRAIHDAMKAKAAALEWTKAFFKGDTDANTLSFDGLEKRLTGSQVIDAGASTGGDALTLAKLDELIDSVQAGPGVLFMNKAMRRKVNTLMRAAGQATEVVSDSFGRMIPTYAGIPIGVIEVDKDGNEILSFTEADSAGSAAACTSIYAVRFGVMEWVSGLQASPMEVIDQGLKDVFYQTLIEWISSIAIFHPKAAARLQGIKNA is encoded by the coding sequence ATGCTTACTCTGACCGAGGCCTCTAAGCTCATCCAGAACCCGCTTCAGCGCGGCATCATCGAAATCTTCCCGCGTACCTCTCCCGTCCTGGAGCGCCTGCCGTTCCTGACAGTGAACGGTAACGCCTACAGCTATAACCTGGAGAAGACCCTTCCGGGCATCGCCTTCCGCGACTACAACCAGACCTATGACGAGTCTACGGGCGTCGTGAACCCGTACACGGAGAGCCTGAAGATTTTCGGCGGCATCTCCAAGGTGGACCGCGCCCAGGTCAAGACTCAGGGCAACGTGAACGACCTGCGCGCCATTCACGATGCCATGAAGGCCAAGGCCGCTGCTCTGGAGTGGACGAAGGCGTTCTTCAAGGGCGACACGGACGCCAACACGCTTTCTTTCGACGGCCTGGAGAAGCGCCTTACCGGCTCCCAGGTCATTGACGCGGGCGCTTCCACCGGCGGCGATGCCCTGACGCTCGCCAAGCTGGACGAGCTGATTGATTCCGTCCAGGCTGGCCCGGGCGTGCTCTTTATGAACAAGGCCATGCGCCGCAAGGTGAATACGCTTATGCGGGCCGCCGGCCAGGCTACCGAGGTTGTCTCCGACAGCTTCGGCCGCATGATTCCGACCTATGCTGGCATTCCCATCGGCGTCATCGAAGTGGACAAGGACGGCAACGAAATCCTGAGCTTCACCGAAGCCGACAGCGCCGGCAGTGCTGCTGCCTGCACGTCCATCTATGCCGTCCGCTTCGGCGTCATGGAATGGGTTTCGGGCCTGCAGGCTTCGCCCATGGAAGTCATTGACCAGGGCTTGAAGGACGTCTTCTATCAGACCCTCATCGAATGGATTTCGAGTATCGCCATCTTCCATCCGAAGGCGGCGGCTCGGCTCCAGGGCATCAAGAACGCCTAA
- a CDS encoding PKD domain-containing protein yields the protein DDKIAWYENTDGLGAFGSQRVISTAADGAQYVQAADLDGDGDLDVLSASIYDHKIAWYENLNTPPVADAGPDIFVLEGELVTLSGSGFDADGGITAYAWTQTGGPVAALTGAATATASFTAPEIGSSVTVSLTFRLTVTDEQGVSATDLVNVIVTDSGSGGGGGGGGGCAMNPTASFGLEWLLLFAPVLLSRRSRRP from the coding sequence TGACGACAAGATCGCCTGGTACGAGAACACGGACGGATTGGGCGCCTTCGGCTCGCAGCGGGTCATCAGCACCGCCGCGGACGGTGCCCAATACGTGCAGGCCGCGGACCTGGACGGCGACGGCGACCTGGACGTGCTCTCGGCCTCGATTTATGACCACAAGATCGCCTGGTACGAGAACCTGAACACGCCGCCCGTGGCCGATGCCGGGCCGGACATATTCGTCCTGGAGGGCGAACTCGTCACGCTCTCCGGCTCGGGCTTTGATGCCGACGGCGGGATCACCGCCTACGCCTGGACGCAGACAGGCGGCCCTGTCGCGGCGCTCACGGGCGCGGCCACGGCCACGGCGTCCTTCACCGCGCCCGAGATCGGCTCGTCCGTGACCGTGAGCCTGACCTTCAGGCTCACGGTCACGGACGAGCAGGGCGTCTCGGCCACGGACTTGGTAAACGTGATTGTCACCGACAGCGGTTCGGGCGGCGGCGGAGGCGGCGGGGGAGGCTGCGCCATGAATCCCACGGCCTCCTTTGGCCTTGAGTGGCTGCTGCTGTTTGCGCCGGTCCTCCTGTCTCGACGGAGCAGAAGACCCTAG
- a CDS encoding tail fiber assembly protein, whose translation MGLGGRISFKPRLLAEYNSPEARGIRIRFERDRRLTASDRYALPDYPHTDETERQAWLDYRQALRNVPEHEGFPWGGANDPAVPWPAEPVS comes from the coding sequence ATGGGCCTGGGCGGCCGGATCTCGTTCAAGCCCCGCCTTTTGGCCGAGTACAACAGTCCCGAAGCTCGCGGGATACGTATCCGCTTCGAGCGCGACCGGCGGCTGACGGCCTCTGACCGTTATGCCCTGCCGGACTATCCCCACACGGACGAGACCGAGCGGCAGGCCTGGCTTGATTACCGGCAGGCCTTGCGGAATGTTCCGGAGCATGAAGGGTTCCCGTGGGGCGGAGCGAATGATCCGGCTGTGCCGTGGCCGGCGGAGCCGGTTAGTTAG
- a CDS encoding methyl-accepting chemotaxis protein translates to MRNLGIGSKLALSIGGVLLAVCLGLSFISYQYASGALTENVEEYVANKAADAAKLVANKVRFYQFAVEAIANRNVIKSMDWESQSPALIHDRDHYGFVRVGVGTLEGDIRFSEGAPLNIRDQDSFKLAVRGETSISDILVDRKDGSIYCLVVTPIKQDGKISGVIAGIIDGLEIVRTVTSIKVGASGNSFMINKDGTTVAHDNLDLVRQGDNDFVSFKTDPALASLVALERRMVAGEQGIGEYDYKGVRKFLGYAPVESTGWSIAVAAKFDDVFAGLKQLFKAIGIATAVILLAGIGMAVLIGRTLTRPIIRSVEFAQAMANGDFTNQLDINKRDEIGKLAQALNDMMNKLREIVAEVKAASDNVASGSEELSASSESLSQGATEQAASVEEVSSSMEEMAANIRQNADNAQQTERIALKAATDTREGGQAVDQTVGAMKEIAEKISIIEEIARQTNLLALNAAIEAARAGEHGKGFAVVAAEVRKLAERSGAAAGEISDLSATSVGIAEKAGEMLRRIVPDIQKTAELVQEIAAASHEQTSGAEQINKAIQQLDKVVQQNAAAAEEMSSTSEELSSQAEQLQQTIGFFKLDDGPLRNSRPVAAKAVNATRAKAQPVLQGASYNVGRRGNNAKRVNLDMATSNLDNEFERF, encoded by the coding sequence GTGAGGAATTTGGGGATCGGGTCAAAGCTGGCATTATCCATAGGTGGTGTTTTGCTGGCCGTTTGCCTTGGGTTGAGTTTCATTTCTTACCAGTATGCCTCGGGAGCTTTGACGGAGAATGTCGAGGAGTACGTCGCAAATAAAGCTGCCGATGCAGCCAAGCTCGTCGCTAACAAGGTGCGATTCTACCAATTCGCGGTCGAAGCAATCGCCAACCGCAATGTGATCAAAAGCATGGACTGGGAATCACAGTCTCCTGCATTAATTCATGATCGCGACCATTATGGATTCGTCCGGGTCGGTGTGGGGACACTGGAAGGCGATATCCGCTTCAGCGAAGGCGCGCCCCTCAATATAAGAGACCAAGACTCTTTCAAACTGGCTGTTAGAGGGGAGACTTCGATTTCCGATATTCTCGTTGATCGAAAAGATGGCTCTATTTATTGCCTGGTCGTTACGCCAATCAAACAAGATGGCAAAATCTCTGGTGTCATTGCGGGTATCATAGACGGCTTAGAGATCGTCAGAACCGTTACAAGCATCAAGGTCGGTGCATCAGGCAACTCATTCATGATCAACAAGGATGGTACCACGGTCGCCCATGACAATCTCGATCTCGTCAGGCAGGGCGATAATGACTTTGTCAGTTTTAAGACCGACCCGGCTCTTGCCTCGTTGGTGGCGCTTGAGCGCCGGATGGTTGCTGGCGAGCAAGGCATTGGAGAGTACGATTACAAAGGAGTTCGGAAGTTCCTCGGATATGCCCCAGTGGAGAGCACTGGCTGGAGTATCGCAGTCGCGGCAAAGTTCGACGATGTGTTTGCAGGGCTGAAGCAACTCTTCAAGGCTATCGGTATCGCCACGGCTGTCATACTGCTTGCCGGCATTGGCATGGCCGTACTCATCGGGAGAACTCTGACGAGACCCATCATCAGGAGTGTTGAATTTGCCCAAGCCATGGCCAACGGCGATTTTACCAACCAATTGGATATCAACAAGCGCGATGAAATTGGAAAGCTCGCCCAGGCTCTCAATGATATGATGAACAAGCTGCGTGAAATAGTTGCGGAGGTTAAAGCCGCATCCGACAACGTAGCTTCGGGCAGTGAGGAACTCTCGGCATCCTCTGAATCCTTGTCGCAAGGCGCGACCGAGCAGGCCGCAAGCGTGGAGGAGGTCTCCTCCTCAATGGAAGAGATGGCCGCGAATATCCGTCAGAACGCGGATAACGCCCAGCAGACTGAAAGAATCGCCCTCAAGGCCGCTACCGACACGAGAGAAGGTGGCCAAGCCGTGGATCAGACAGTGGGGGCAATGAAGGAGATCGCCGAGAAGATTTCCATCATCGAGGAGATCGCCCGCCAGACGAATCTTTTGGCCCTCAATGCCGCCATCGAGGCGGCCAGGGCAGGCGAGCACGGCAAGGGCTTCGCCGTAGTGGCCGCAGAAGTGCGCAAGCTTGCCGAGCGAAGCGGTGCGGCGGCCGGAGAGATCAGCGACTTGTCGGCCACGAGCGTGGGAATCGCCGAAAAGGCTGGCGAGATGCTCCGGAGGATTGTTCCCGACATCCAGAAAACCGCCGAACTCGTGCAGGAGATCGCAGCCGCCAGCCACGAGCAGACCTCTGGGGCCGAGCAGATCAACAAGGCCATTCAGCAACTCGATAAGGTAGTGCAGCAAAACGCTGCAGCCGCCGAGGAAATGTCTTCCACCAGCGAGGAACTCTCCAGTCAGGCCGAGCAGCTTCAGCAGACAATCGGCTTCTTCAAGCTCGATGACGGGCCCTTGCGCAATTCCCGACCGGTGGCCGCAAAGGCCGTAAATGCGACCAGAGCCAAGGCGCAGCCAGTCTTGCAGGGGGCATCTTATAATGTCGGTAGGCGCGGGAATAATGCCAAGCGCGTCAACCTCGACATGGCCACATCCAACTTGGATAATGAATTCGAACGCTTTTAA
- a CDS encoding DUF554 domain-containing protein, with translation MLPVGTIVNVAAILGGGTIGLVIGRRFPENIRNLVFQGLGLCTFIIGVQMALKFSNPLLMIFAILLGGVTGELLHLEEFFASLGDRVKRLVRSRNTMFTDGMITASLLYCVGSMAILGSFDEGLRGDPTLLFTKSMLDGFASIALASTYGIGVLFSAVPLFLYQFSLTMFASMFREVITPGLVTELTAVGGLLIIGIGINLMKLTYIRISNLLPALGFIVILAKIFAEG, from the coding sequence ATGCTTCCCGTCGGCACCATCGTCAATGTCGCCGCCATTCTAGGCGGCGGAACCATCGGCCTTGTCATCGGCCGCCGCTTTCCAGAAAACATCCGCAATCTCGTATTTCAGGGCCTGGGCTTATGCACCTTCATTATCGGCGTGCAGATGGCCCTCAAGTTCAGCAATCCGCTGCTCATGATCTTCGCCATACTTTTAGGTGGCGTCACGGGCGAGCTGCTGCACCTGGAGGAATTCTTCGCCAGCCTGGGAGACCGGGTGAAGAGGCTCGTGCGCAGCCGCAACACCATGTTCACCGATGGCATGATCACCGCCTCGCTGCTCTACTGCGTCGGCTCCATGGCCATCCTGGGTTCCTTTGACGAAGGCCTGCGCGGCGACCCGACGCTCCTGTTCACCAAATCCATGCTCGACGGATTCGCCTCCATCGCCCTGGCCTCGACCTACGGCATAGGCGTGCTCTTCTCGGCCGTGCCGCTGTTCCTGTACCAGTTCTCACTGACCATGTTCGCCTCCATGTTCCGCGAAGTCATCACCCCGGGCCTTGTCACCGAACTGACTGCGGTAGGTGGTTTACTCATCATCGGCATTGGCATAAACCTCATGAAACTTACCTACATCCGCATCAGCAATCTCTTGCCGGCCCTGGGATTCATCGTGATCCTGGCCAAAATCTTCGCGGAGGGCTAG
- a CDS encoding chemotaxis protein CheW: MREQTTTQTCQYLTFTLGSEIFALDIDAVREVLELRPVTRIPRMPDHMCGVINLRGQGVPVIDLRRKFRLECAETTVDTCIIIVETKGPEGQDNMGVLVDSVREVLEIPSESIMPAPKMGAVVDADFIEGIGRQDESFMIILRAERIVSDEIVEQVLTTAQGSEAQVA; this comes from the coding sequence ATGAGAGAGCAGACGACCACACAGACCTGTCAGTATCTGACGTTTACCCTGGGCTCTGAAATCTTCGCCCTGGATATAGACGCCGTGCGTGAAGTCCTCGAATTGAGGCCAGTTACCCGAATTCCGCGAATGCCCGATCATATGTGCGGAGTAATCAACCTGCGCGGGCAAGGCGTGCCGGTCATCGACCTGCGGCGAAAGTTTCGGCTCGAATGCGCCGAGACGACGGTGGACACCTGCATCATCATTGTGGAAACCAAGGGTCCTGAGGGTCAGGACAATATGGGAGTTCTCGTGGACTCGGTTCGTGAGGTACTGGAGATTCCTTCGGAATCGATCATGCCGGCCCCAAAGATGGGCGCCGTGGTGGATGCCGACTTCATCGAAGGGATCGGCCGCCAGGATGAGAGCTTCATGATCATCCTCAGAGCCGAGAGAATTGTATCGGACGAGATAGTTGAGCAAGTTTTGACGACAGCACAGGGTTCTGAAGCGCAGGTCGCATAG
- a CDS encoding phage minor capsid protein: MSNALTKFKQEYAKGVPIENPDRSADIAQEAERRIQQAYEDAYNKIFKLLAVERRELSYSAYSKQSALLKQIAGELDRLKNTAGRELKRAMLALADYVTAQGLEDLTLAGAAPKHPENFFQELNREYVRTAFQDTYRHIAGQTERMTQEAKELLQRDAAMISRRAAVEGLSRKAAYKLLKDQIQKRDPSFTFVDKKGRAWSMKDYLGMLTRTTMAETQREAYTNTLTAAGHDLVKISSHGAKDACRGWEGKVLSLTGATPGYPTLEEAKASRDIFHPRCRHRFTAYHPEA, from the coding sequence ATGAGCAACGCACTTACCAAGTTCAAGCAAGAGTACGCTAAAGGCGTACCTATAGAAAATCCTGATAGGTCAGCCGATATAGCCCAGGAGGCAGAACGGCGCATCCAGCAGGCATACGAAGACGCCTATAACAAGATTTTCAAGCTCCTGGCCGTCGAGCGCCGGGAGTTGTCCTATTCGGCTTATAGCAAGCAATCTGCCTTGCTCAAGCAGATTGCCGGCGAACTGGACCGGCTCAAGAACACGGCGGGCCGGGAGCTGAAGCGAGCAATGCTTGCCCTGGCTGATTATGTCACGGCGCAAGGCCTCGAAGACCTAACACTTGCAGGAGCCGCGCCGAAGCATCCGGAAAACTTCTTTCAAGAGCTGAATCGCGAGTACGTCCGGACAGCCTTCCAGGACACTTACAGACACATAGCCGGGCAGACAGAACGGATGACGCAAGAGGCAAAAGAACTGCTCCAGCGGGACGCGGCCATGATTTCCCGCCGGGCCGCCGTGGAAGGCCTCTCGCGCAAGGCGGCTTACAAGCTCCTGAAAGACCAAATCCAGAAGCGCGACCCGAGCTTTACTTTCGTAGACAAGAAAGGCCGCGCCTGGAGCATGAAGGACTATCTCGGAATGTTGACGAGAACGACCATGGCCGAAACGCAACGCGAGGCTTACACAAACACGCTCACGGCCGCAGGCCATGACCTTGTGAAAATCTCCAGCCATGGCGCAAAAGACGCCTGCCGAGGCTGGGAAGGCAAAGTCTTGAGCCTCACAGGCGCAACGCCTGGCTATCCGACGCTTGAAGAGGCCAAGGCATCGCGCGATATCTTTCACCCGAGATGCCGGCACAGGTTTACGGCATATCATCCCGAAGCATAG